In Geobacter sp., a single window of DNA contains:
- a CDS encoding Hsp20 family protein: MPVIPKDPLDWLTLFRQQVDVIFNYLSSLERGAGKQEQEYVPLVDIYETADDYIVEFELPGFERRDLRLSICCTTLIFEGVKRRDHTRKGHRFIRVERHFGHFSRMIEIPPSVDIQSVQASYDRGVLSVRFKRLHDRQMVIRDIVID; the protein is encoded by the coding sequence ATGCCTGTCATACCCAAGGATCCTCTGGACTGGCTGACCTTGTTCCGGCAGCAGGTTGATGTCATTTTCAACTACCTCTCCAGCCTGGAGCGGGGTGCGGGCAAGCAGGAACAGGAGTACGTGCCGCTGGTCGATATCTATGAGACAGCGGACGACTATATTGTAGAGTTTGAATTGCCGGGGTTCGAACGTCGTGACCTGAGGCTCTCCATCTGCTGTACTACCCTGATTTTTGAAGGAGTGAAGCGGCGGGACCATACCCGCAAGGGGCACCGCTTCATCCGGGTGGAGCGGCATTTCGGGCACTTTTCGCGGATGATAGAGATTCCGCCGAGCGTGGATATCCAGAGCGTTCAGGCTTCGTATGACCGGGGGGTACTGTCGGTACGGTTCAAGAGACTGCATGACCGGCAGATGGTAATCCGCGACATAGTTATTGACTGA
- the lon gene encoding endopeptidase La, whose product METTKQQDAEELKIPDVLPLLPVRDVVVYPYMILPLFVGREISIAAVDHALSGDRLIFLATQKDVSDEDPEPEAIYEVGTVAMIMRMLKLPDGRVKILVQGLTKGRINEYLASRPYYSVRIERITEPAALDDSLETEALIRTIKEQLSKIVSLGKVISPEVMVIVENMQEPGSLADLVASNIGLKVEEAQKLLEIFDPMERLKKVNELLNKEYELLDMQARIQSAAKEEMGKSQREYYLREQLRAIQQELGETDARAEEIAELRKAIENAKMPPPVEKEALKQLGRLEQMHPDAAESGMLRTFLDWMVELPWGKSTRDALDIKKAKKILDEDHYYLDKIKERILEFLAVRKLKKKMKGPILCFVGPPGVGKTSLGKSIARSMGRKFVRISLGGVRDEAEIRGHRRTYVGALPGRILQGLKQAGSNNPVFMLDELDKLGSDFRGDPSSALLEVLDPEQNFMFSDHYINLPFNLSNVMFIATANQIDTVPGPLRDRMEVISLAGYTEEEKLQIAKRYLVPRQTKENGISAKYLAITDEAIKTVIAKYTREAGLRNLEREIGTICRKVARKVAEGEKRHFAVNASTVAKYLGPAKFLREEEMEKNEVGLVTGLAWTPVGGEVLLVEATIMAGKGGLTLTGQLGDVMKESVQAALSWIRAKEKELNLSEDFFHNVEIHVHVPAGAIPKDGPSAGITMATALVSALTKIPVRKDVAMTGEITLRGKVLPIGGLKEKILAAVRAGITTIIIPEQNKKDLEDVPKNILKKVEIVTAKQIDDVLKVALEIYPPPPQGASKASAPAKSGARRVTAKAPRATA is encoded by the coding sequence ATGGAAACTACCAAGCAGCAGGATGCTGAAGAGCTCAAGATTCCTGACGTTCTGCCGCTGCTTCCGGTGCGGGATGTGGTGGTCTATCCCTACATGATCCTGCCGCTTTTTGTGGGGCGTGAGATTTCTATTGCCGCTGTCGATCATGCGCTTTCCGGTGATCGTCTGATATTCCTCGCGACCCAGAAGGATGTGAGTGACGAGGATCCCGAGCCCGAAGCCATTTACGAGGTCGGGACAGTGGCAATGATCATGCGGATGCTCAAGCTTCCCGATGGCCGGGTGAAGATCCTGGTACAGGGGCTGACCAAGGGAAGGATCAACGAATATCTGGCGTCGCGTCCCTATTATTCCGTCCGGATCGAACGGATCACCGAGCCGGCTGCGCTGGACGATTCGCTGGAAACCGAGGCGCTCATCCGGACAATCAAGGAGCAGCTCAGCAAGATTGTTTCCCTGGGCAAGGTCATCTCTCCCGAGGTCATGGTCATTGTTGAAAATATGCAGGAGCCCGGCAGCCTTGCTGACTTGGTTGCCAGCAACATCGGGCTCAAGGTCGAGGAGGCACAGAAGCTCCTGGAGATTTTCGACCCGATGGAGCGGCTCAAAAAGGTGAACGAACTCCTGAACAAGGAGTACGAACTGCTCGACATGCAGGCGCGGATACAATCAGCTGCCAAAGAGGAGATGGGCAAAAGCCAGCGGGAATATTATCTCCGTGAGCAACTCCGGGCCATCCAGCAGGAGTTGGGGGAGACCGATGCCCGCGCCGAGGAGATTGCCGAGTTGCGCAAGGCGATCGAAAACGCCAAGATGCCGCCACCGGTTGAAAAAGAGGCACTCAAACAGTTGGGGCGCCTGGAGCAGATGCATCCCGATGCCGCTGAATCGGGCATGTTGAGGACGTTTCTCGACTGGATGGTCGAACTCCCCTGGGGGAAATCGACTCGCGATGCGCTCGATATCAAGAAGGCGAAAAAGATTCTCGATGAGGATCACTATTATCTCGACAAGATCAAGGAACGCATCCTGGAGTTCCTGGCGGTCAGGAAACTGAAGAAAAAGATGAAGGGCCCGATTCTCTGTTTCGTCGGCCCTCCCGGCGTGGGCAAAACGTCTCTGGGCAAATCCATTGCCCGCTCCATGGGGAGGAAGTTTGTCCGGATTTCCCTGGGCGGCGTTCGTGACGAGGCCGAAATCCGTGGCCACCGTCGCACTTACGTGGGTGCCCTGCCGGGGCGGATCCTGCAAGGGCTGAAACAGGCAGGGTCCAACAACCCTGTTTTCATGCTGGACGAGCTGGACAAGCTCGGCTCGGATTTCCGCGGCGATCCGTCTTCGGCCCTGCTGGAGGTTCTCGACCCGGAACAGAACTTCATGTTCTCCGATCATTACATCAACCTGCCGTTTAACCTGTCCAATGTCATGTTCATTGCCACGGCCAACCAGATCGACACTGTGCCGGGACCGCTCCGTGACCGGATGGAGGTGATCTCCCTTGCCGGTTACACCGAGGAAGAGAAGCTGCAGATTGCCAAACGGTATCTGGTGCCCCGGCAGACCAAGGAGAACGGCATCTCTGCCAAGTACCTCGCCATCACCGACGAGGCGATCAAGACGGTCATCGCCAAATACACCCGCGAGGCCGGTCTGCGCAATCTGGAGAGGGAGATCGGCACCATCTGCAGGAAGGTTGCACGCAAGGTTGCCGAAGGAGAGAAGCGACACTTCGCGGTGAATGCCTCTACCGTTGCCAAGTATCTGGGGCCGGCAAAATTCCTCCGCGAGGAAGAGATGGAAAAGAATGAGGTCGGGCTTGTTACCGGTCTGGCCTGGACACCGGTTGGCGGGGAGGTCCTCCTTGTCGAGGCGACCATCATGGCCGGCAAAGGCGGGCTCACGCTTACCGGCCAGTTGGGTGACGTGATGAAGGAATCAGTTCAGGCAGCCCTTTCCTGGATTCGAGCCAAGGAAAAAGAACTGAATCTTTCGGAGGATTTCTTTCATAACGTGGAGATCCATGTGCATGTCCCGGCAGGGGCAATCCCGAAGGACGGCCCCTCGGCCGGCATTACCATGGCCACGGCACTGGTCTCGGCTCTCACCAAGATCCCCGTGCGCAAGGATGTGGCAATGACCGGCGAGATTACCCTGCGGGGCAAGGTTCTCCCCATTGGCGGGCTCAAGGAAAAAATCCTCGCTGCTGTCAGGGCCGGCATTACGACCATCATCATCCCCGAGCAGAACAAGAAGGACCTTGAGGATGTTCCCAAGAATATCCTCAAGAAGGTCGAGATCGTCACGGCAAAGCAGATCGACGATGTTCTCAAGGTCGCCCTCGAAATTTATCCGCCGCCGCCCCAGGGGGCTTCAAAGGCATCGGCGCCCGCCAAGAGCGGCGCCCGCAGAGTGACTGCCAAGGCCCCGAGGGCCACGGCTTGA